One window of the Cryptomeria japonica chromosome 7, Sugi_1.0, whole genome shotgun sequence genome contains the following:
- the LOC131037095 gene encoding G-type lectin S-receptor-like serine/threonine-protein kinase LECRK4 yields the protein MAMSMSVCMGFKRTHFHLIYLTYLIWVISLFAQQQGNPCGSGVCGLNGICRVSGSTRNCSCPPGFHFVVNDNPSKGCQQDTFPHQSCSASGAKMHTIEHVDFFENDYVSLEFTNATACKQACLDDCFCTVAVYNDITGYGEHCWMKSLPMKNGAENINTTAFVKVYDAVPPTLSKQRKEEKGKWLIIVGISLVGCSFVFGAILLLIWLYTCRPKLKALQDDHNANPVGLKGYSYQEIDTETGGFKQEIGRGAFGKVYKGVLSDGREIAVKKLDDLLMQGGQEDREKEFRTEMGIIGASHHKNLVQLYGFCTEGTHRLLIYQYMSNGSLNNVLFKGKRDVDWEVRVQIALGIARGILYLHEECTTPILHCDIKPQNILLDENYQAKIADFGMSKLIGAEQTRTFTMARGTIGYIAPEWQKNTAVTVKVDVYSFGVVLLEIICCRKMFELHVPENEMVLCDWVYDCFKHGQLLKLMEQQDCRGIEATQLERMVLVGLWCIQEDSSLRPSMRNVVRMLEGTVEIQYPLFQKFPLHKSRAPCL from the coding sequence ATGGCTATGTCTATGTCTGTGTGCATGGGATTTAAAAGAACACACTTCCATCTCATATATCTTACTTATCTAATCTGGGTCATAAGCCTGTTTGCTCAGCAGCAAGGTAATCCTTGTGGGTCTGGGGTGTGTGGTCTCAATGGAATCTGTCGAGTCTCGGGCAGTACCAGAAATTGCAGTTGTCCTCCCGGATTCCACTTTGTGGTCAATGATAACCCATCAAAGGGATGCCAGCAGGACACGTTCCCGCATCAGAGCTGTAGCGCAAGTGGAGCAAAAATGCATACGATTGAGCACgtagatttttttgaaaatgattacGTGTCTTTAGAATTCACAAATGCAACTGCTTGCAAGCAGGCATGCCTTGATGATTGCTTTTGCACAGTGGCCGTCTACAATGATATAACTGGCTATGGAGAACATTGTTGGATGAAGTCACTGCCTATGAAGAACGGCGCTGAAAACATCAATACAACAGCTTTTGTGAAAGTCTACGATGCTGTTCCCCCCACGCTGTCAAAGCAAAGAAAGGAGGAGAAGGGGAAGTGGCTAATAATTGTTGGCATAAGCCTTGTCGGTTGTTCCTTTGTCTTTGGAGCAATTTTGTTATTAATTTGGTTGTATACATGCAGGCCCAAGCTGAAAGCCTTGCAAGATGATCATAACGCTAATCCAGTGGGGTTGAAGGGATATAGTTATCAAGAGATCGACACTGAGACTGGAGGCTTCAAGCAAGAAATAGGAAGAGGGGCCTTTGGGAAGGTCTACAAAGGCGTCTTATCAGACGGACGAGAAATTGCTGTGAAGAAACTTGACGATCTGCTCATGCAAGGAGGACAAGAAGATCGAGAAAAGGAGTTCAGAACAGAGATGGGTATCATCGGGGCTAGCCATCATAAGAATCTTGTTCAACTCTATGGGTTCTGCACAGAGGGGACCCACAGGCTTCTGATTTACCAATACATGTCCAATGGATCTCTGAACAATGTTTTATTTAAGGGCAAAAGAGATGTTGATTGGGAGGTGCGTGTTCAGATTGCTTTAGGAATTGCAAGAGGAATCCTCTACTTACATGAAGAGTGCACAACCCCTATACTTCATTGTGATATAAAACCTCAAAACATTCTCCTGGATGAGAATTACCAGGCTAAGATAGCTGACTTTGGAATGTCCAAACTGATTGGCGCAGAACAAACGAGAACGTTTACTATGGCCCGCGGAACCATCGGTTATATAGCTCCTGAGTGGCAGAAGAATACGGCTGTTACAGTGAAAGTGGACGTGTATAGCTTCGGAGTCGTACTCTTGGAAATTATCTGTTGCAGGAAAATGTTCGAGTTGCATGTGCCAGAAAATGAAATGGTTTTGTGTGATTGGGTGTACGATTGCTTCAAACATGGTCAACTTTTAAAATTGATGGAGCAACAAGATTGCAGAGGTATCGAGGCAACCCAGTTGGAAAGAATGGTGCTGGTGGGGCTCTGGTGCATTCAAGAAGATTCTTCTCTAAGACCATCAATGAGAAATGTAGTTCGGATGCTCGAAGGGACAGTTGAGATTCAATACCCCCTCTTCCAGAAGTTTCCTCTTCATAAAAGCCGTGCCCCCTGCCTCTAG